Proteins from a genomic interval of Synechococcus sp. A15-28:
- a CDS encoding RNA-binding S4 domain-containing protein: MAAQYQCHVVDLPPMKLDQFLKWKGLVFTGGEAKQRIQTGEVRVNGVVETRRGRQLVAGDRVVLDGEESVVDGESTTTP; the protein is encoded by the coding sequence ATGGCGGCACAGTATCAATGTCACGTCGTTGATCTCCCGCCGATGAAGCTGGATCAGTTCCTCAAATGGAAGGGCTTGGTCTTTACCGGCGGAGAAGCGAAACAGCGGATCCAGACAGGAGAGGTCCGCGTCAACGGCGTGGTGGAGACCCGTCGCGGCCGGCAGCTGGTGGCGGGAGATCGTGTTGTGCTTGACGGCGAGGAGTCCGTGGTTGACGGGGAATCCACGACCACGCCGTAA
- a CDS encoding ABC transporter ATP-binding protein, with protein sequence MLTPSQAGFRRLLPLLRPHLRQLLMGGLCMLIYVGSFPLLVRLAGELFPALGSQNLSRVLQLIVQGVLIFAVQKLAQFGQDSLLADPALQVSQRLRRELFSTLQTVELGALEKLSSGDLTYRLTEDADRVSEVLYKSIHDTVPSVLQLLVVLGTMVWLDWKLTLAILLLAPLIVWLISLFGAKVMVATERSQKKVSELAGLLGEAIEGLPLVRAFAAEPWLQERFEQEIDQHRQARQRTYSLVALQHPVVGIIEVIGLFSVLGLAALRIQSGDLDIAGLSSYLTGLIVLIDPIAHVTNNFNEFQQGQASLRRLREIEREPREPEDPSDAVTLGQLRGDLRLEGVSFAYSSGDPVLRQLDLVVPAGTVMAVVGPSGAGKSTLFSLLLRFNTAQQGRILLDGHDLSCLRARDLRRQLALVPQRTTVFSGSIAEAIRFGRHASDAQVIEAALLANADGFIRDLPNGYDTQLEERGTNLSGGQLQRIAIARAVLGNPAVLLLDEATSALDAEAEAAVQLGLRRAMRGRTVLVIAHRLATVQEADQIVVLERGCIVDRGTHDTLMQRGGRYRDLCERQFIRDLQNG encoded by the coding sequence ATGCTCACCCCCTCTCAGGCCGGCTTCCGGCGTCTTCTCCCACTGCTGAGACCGCACCTGCGTCAGCTGCTGATGGGGGGATTGTGCATGCTGATTTATGTGGGTAGCTTCCCACTGCTGGTGCGTCTTGCCGGTGAGTTGTTTCCGGCGCTCGGCTCCCAGAATCTCAGCCGCGTGTTGCAGCTGATCGTCCAAGGGGTGCTGATCTTTGCCGTTCAGAAACTGGCCCAATTCGGTCAGGACTCCCTTCTGGCCGATCCCGCCCTTCAGGTGAGCCAGCGCTTGCGGCGGGAGTTGTTCAGCACCCTGCAGACCGTCGAGCTGGGTGCTCTGGAAAAGCTGTCCTCCGGCGATCTCACCTACCGACTCACTGAGGATGCCGACCGCGTGAGCGAGGTTCTTTACAAGAGCATCCACGACACAGTCCCCAGCGTCCTGCAGCTTCTGGTGGTGCTGGGAACCATGGTCTGGCTGGACTGGAAGCTGACCCTGGCGATCCTGCTGCTGGCGCCGTTGATCGTCTGGTTGATCAGCCTGTTCGGAGCGAAGGTGATGGTGGCCACCGAACGCAGTCAGAAAAAGGTCAGTGAACTGGCGGGTCTTCTCGGTGAGGCGATTGAGGGGCTGCCGCTGGTGCGGGCCTTTGCGGCTGAACCCTGGCTCCAGGAGCGATTTGAGCAGGAAATTGATCAGCACCGGCAGGCCAGGCAGCGCACCTACAGCCTTGTGGCCCTGCAGCATCCCGTGGTGGGGATCATCGAGGTGATCGGTCTGTTCTCCGTGCTCGGCCTGGCGGCCTTGCGGATTCAGAGCGGTGACCTCGACATCGCGGGCCTCAGCAGTTACCTGACTGGCCTGATTGTTCTGATCGACCCGATCGCCCACGTCACCAACAACTTCAACGAGTTTCAGCAGGGTCAGGCATCGCTGCGTCGACTGCGGGAGATCGAACGGGAACCGCGTGAGCCGGAGGATCCCTCAGATGCGGTGACCCTTGGTCAGCTGCGGGGCGACCTGAGGCTCGAGGGAGTGAGTTTTGCTTACAGCAGTGGCGATCCGGTGCTGCGGCAGCTGGACCTGGTGGTTCCTGCGGGGACTGTGATGGCTGTAGTGGGACCGTCCGGGGCGGGCAAAAGCACCTTGTTCTCACTGTTGTTGCGCTTCAACACCGCGCAACAGGGCCGAATCCTTCTGGACGGCCACGATCTCTCCTGCCTGCGGGCAAGGGACCTCCGCCGGCAGCTGGCCCTGGTGCCCCAGCGAACCACAGTTTTCTCCGGTTCCATCGCGGAGGCGATCCGTTTCGGACGCCACGCCTCCGATGCCCAGGTGATCGAGGCTGCTCTGCTCGCCAACGCCGATGGCTTCATCCGTGATCTGCCAAATGGGTACGACACGCAGCTGGAGGAACGGGGCACGAATCTTTCCGGTGGACAGCTGCAGCGCATTGCCATTGCCCGGGCGGTGCTTGGTAATCCTGCTGTTCTGCTGCTGGATGAAGCCACCAGTGCTCTGGATGCTGAAGCGGAGGCGGCTGTGCAACTGGGCTTAAGGCGTGCCATGCGTGGACGGACGGTGCTGGTGATTGCTCACCGCCTGGCCACGGTGCAGGAGGCTGATCAGATTGTGGTGCTGGAGAGGGGTTGCATCGTTGACCGCGGCACCCACGACACCCTGATGCAGCGCGGCGGACGTTATCGGGACCTGTGCGAACGCCAGTTCATCCGTGACCTGCAGAACGGTTAA
- a CDS encoding DUF6447 family protein, which produces MTDSAANNPNPVLTFEGNRYDLNTLPDELKELVRGMQVADAQLRMHEDTLKVLAVGRQSLAMQLNEKLKTVTPLPEGQG; this is translated from the coding sequence ATGACCGACTCCGCAGCCAACAACCCCAATCCCGTACTGACCTTTGAGGGCAATCGCTACGACCTCAATACCCTCCCGGATGAGCTCAAGGAGCTCGTGCGTGGTATGCAGGTTGCCGACGCTCAGTTGCGCATGCATGAGGACACCCTGAAGGTGCTTGCTGTCGGTCGCCAGAGCCTGGCCATGCAGCTGAACGAAAAGCTCAAGACGGTGACGCCTCTCCCTGAAGGCCAGGGCTGA
- a CDS encoding sodium:alanine symporter family protein, with protein MGGLEAAIQAINDPINAVVWGWPTVGLIALTGVGLMLGLRFMPLQRLSYGIAMMLRPADLATDGDITPFQALMTSLSATIGTGNIAGVAGAIAVGGPGAVFWMWVIALFGIATKYAEAVLAVRFRETDASGQHVGGPMYYIVNGLGNGWAWMAVLFALFGMLAGFGIGNGVQAFEVSSALSLIGVPKLVTGIALGALVFAVVIGGIQRIAQAASSIVPLMSVLYVGACLVVLLLNAGAIPEAFVSIVRNAFTGEAAAGGALGQVILMGFKRGIFSNEAGLGSAPIAHAAAKTTDPVRQGTVAMLGTFIDTLIICTMTALVIITTGAHERLDGAGQRLSGADLSIAAFNSGLPGSGTVVTIGLVVFAFTTILGWSFYGERCTTFLFGENAVLPFRLVWVAVVVMGAVAGDRGVVWSIADTLNGLMALPNLVALLLLSGTVIKLTKAYRFSD; from the coding sequence ATGGGTGGTCTCGAAGCGGCAATCCAGGCCATCAATGATCCGATCAATGCTGTGGTGTGGGGGTGGCCCACCGTCGGTCTGATCGCCCTGACCGGGGTGGGTCTGATGTTGGGCCTGCGCTTCATGCCTCTTCAAAGGCTGAGCTACGGCATCGCGATGATGCTGCGTCCAGCTGATCTGGCAACGGACGGGGATATCACGCCGTTTCAGGCGCTGATGACCTCCCTCTCGGCGACGATTGGCACTGGCAACATTGCGGGGGTAGCAGGTGCCATCGCCGTCGGCGGACCCGGTGCCGTGTTCTGGATGTGGGTCATCGCCCTGTTCGGGATCGCCACCAAATACGCCGAAGCGGTGTTGGCGGTTCGCTTTCGAGAAACCGATGCCTCAGGCCAGCACGTCGGTGGTCCGATGTACTACATCGTCAACGGGCTCGGCAATGGCTGGGCCTGGATGGCCGTCCTCTTCGCACTGTTCGGCATGCTTGCCGGTTTCGGTATCGGCAACGGCGTCCAGGCCTTTGAAGTGTCGTCGGCGCTGAGCCTCATCGGCGTGCCCAAACTGGTCACCGGCATCGCCCTCGGAGCTTTGGTGTTTGCGGTTGTGATCGGTGGGATCCAGCGCATTGCCCAGGCGGCTTCGTCCATCGTGCCGCTGATGTCCGTTCTCTACGTCGGAGCCTGTCTGGTGGTGCTGCTGCTGAATGCAGGAGCCATTCCTGAGGCCTTCGTCAGCATCGTTCGAAATGCATTCACCGGAGAGGCGGCCGCCGGTGGAGCCCTCGGCCAGGTGATCCTGATGGGATTCAAACGCGGCATCTTCTCCAATGAAGCCGGCCTGGGCAGCGCTCCGATCGCTCATGCCGCCGCCAAAACCACCGATCCGGTTCGGCAGGGAACGGTGGCCATGCTCGGCACCTTTATCGACACCCTGATCATCTGCACCATGACTGCTTTGGTGATCATCACCACCGGAGCCCATGAACGTCTCGACGGCGCCGGACAACGCCTCAGCGGGGCTGATCTCTCGATCGCGGCGTTCAACTCAGGCCTTCCCGGCAGTGGAACTGTCGTGACGATTGGATTGGTGGTCTTCGCCTTCACCACCATCCTGGGCTGGAGTTTTTATGGCGAACGCTGCACAACCTTTCTCTTCGGAGAGAACGCTGTCTTGCCTTTTCGTCTTGTCTGGGTCGCGGTTGTCGTGATGGGAGCCGTGGCAGGAGATCGTGGTGTGGTCTGGTCCATTGCCGACACCCTCAACGGCCTGATGGCCCTGCCCAACCTCGTGGCCTTGTTGCTGTTGTCCGGAACGGTGATCAAGCTCACCAAGGCTTACAGGTTCAGCGACTGA
- a CDS encoding DUF3386 domain-containing protein: MTASAPVKPGSDLRDQFRRAYENRYTWDPGFSGYSGRCIWQQGEQRVEGRFEVGADLKAKVEGIDDADVLKAVQSQLWEVAIHRVRRSFDQTHGENQFTAGDTDSVGTEVLVSGKGEGDRYRIKDDVVTMVHRHIHGTVVTIFTTAVTDTGAGYLSHTYTSQHADPATGEAKGGRSSFKDTFTPVSGDGPWVLSERVIDTEAHGETEAGSQTFRFVDLEAL; encoded by the coding sequence GTGACCGCCTCCGCACCCGTGAAACCCGGCAGCGATCTACGGGATCAGTTCCGGCGTGCCTACGAAAACCGTTATACCTGGGATCCTGGTTTTTCCGGTTACTCCGGCCGCTGCATCTGGCAGCAGGGAGAACAACGGGTTGAGGGCCGCTTTGAAGTCGGCGCCGATCTCAAAGCCAAGGTGGAGGGCATCGATGATGCCGATGTTTTGAAAGCGGTTCAGTCCCAACTCTGGGAAGTGGCCATCCACCGCGTCCGCCGCAGCTTTGACCAGACCCATGGCGAGAACCAATTCACGGCCGGTGACACCGATTCCGTTGGAACCGAGGTGCTGGTCAGCGGCAAAGGAGAAGGAGACCGCTACCGCATCAAGGATGACGTCGTCACGATGGTCCACCGGCACATTCACGGAACGGTGGTGACGATCTTCACGACCGCGGTGACCGACACCGGAGCCGGCTACCTCAGCCACACCTACACCAGTCAACACGCCGACCCAGCCACCGGTGAGGCGAAAGGTGGACGCAGCAGCTTCAAGGACACCTTCACCCCCGTTTCCGGCGATGGTCCCTGGGTGTTGTCGGAGCGCGTGATCGACACCGAAGCCCATGGAGAGACGGAAGCTGGATCCCAGACGTTCCGCTTCGTCGATCTGGAAGCCCTTTGA
- the carB gene encoding carbamoyl-phosphate synthase large subunit, with protein MPRRTDLRRILLLGSGPIVIGQACEFDYSGTQACKALRSEGYEVILVNSNPASIMTDPEMADRTYIEPLTPEVVTQVIEQERPDALLPTMGGQTALNLAVTLAENGTLERYGVELIGADLQAIQKAEDRLLFKQAMERIGVQVCPSGIASTLEEAEAVGAAIGSFPRIIRPAFTLGGSGGGIAYNPEEYAAICKSGLEASPVSQILIEQSLLGWKEFELEVMRDQADNVVIVCSIENLDPMGVHTGDSITVAPAQTLTDREYQRLRDQSIAIIREIGVATGGSNIQFAINPENGDVVVIEMNPRVSRSSALASKATGFPIAKIAARLAIGYSLDEILNDITGKTPACFEPTIDYVVTKIPRFAFEKFRGSPAVLTTSMKSVGEAMAIGRSFEESFQKAMRSLETGYSGWGGDRPEPELTDAEVDRLLRTPSPERILCIRSAMVRGRSNAQIQRISSIDPWFLAKLRRIVDAEQELLKGRQLRDLSAPELLELKQLGFSDRQIAWQTGSDELTVRRHRHGLGIRAVFKTVDTCAAEFASTTPYHYSTYERPLQQLNSDGSLTALEPESEVSLSDSGRKVMILGGGPNRIGQGIEFDYCCCHASFAAQDAGITSVMVNSNPETVSTDYDTSDSLYFEPLTLEDVLNVIEAERPDGVVVQFGGQTPLKLAIPLLNWLNSEEGHVTGTRIWGTSPESIDRAEDREQFEAILSRLEIRQPRHGLARSEAEARDVATRVGYPVVVRPSYVLGGRAMEVVFDEQELNRYMVEAVQVEPDHPVLIDQYLENAVEVDVDALCDHEGNVVIGGLMEHIEPAGIHSGDSACCLPAVSLGQGALSTIRDWSRGLALVLKVQGLINLQFAVQRDADGEEVVYIIEANPRASRTVPFVAKATGQPLARIATRLMAGETLQQVGLTAEPQPPLQTIKEAVLPFRRFPGADTVLGPEMRSTGEVMGSADSFGMAYAKAELGAGEALPTTGTIFLSTHNRDKPALVPVAELLAGLGFDLIATSGTADVLTKAGLTVNAVLKVHEGRPNIEDLIRSNQVQLVINTPIGRQAAHDDKYLRRAALDYAVPTVTTLAGARAAVEAIATLQSQPTLSINALQDVHGSRR; from the coding sequence ATGCCTCGGAGGACCGATCTGCGGCGCATCCTTCTGCTGGGCTCCGGTCCAATTGTGATCGGACAAGCCTGTGAATTCGATTATTCAGGCACCCAGGCCTGCAAGGCGCTGCGGTCGGAGGGATACGAGGTCATTCTCGTCAACTCCAATCCGGCGTCGATCATGACCGATCCGGAGATGGCGGATCGGACGTATATCGAGCCACTCACTCCGGAAGTGGTCACCCAGGTGATTGAACAAGAGCGTCCCGATGCTCTCTTGCCCACAATGGGGGGGCAGACCGCGCTGAATCTTGCGGTCACCCTGGCTGAGAACGGCACGCTGGAGCGTTATGGCGTTGAGCTGATCGGAGCCGATCTGCAAGCCATCCAGAAGGCTGAAGACCGTCTGTTGTTCAAGCAGGCGATGGAGCGGATCGGGGTGCAGGTCTGTCCATCCGGTATCGCCTCAACCCTGGAAGAGGCGGAAGCCGTCGGCGCCGCCATTGGCAGCTTTCCGCGAATCATCCGTCCGGCCTTCACCCTTGGTGGAAGTGGGGGTGGAATCGCGTACAACCCTGAGGAGTACGCCGCCATCTGCAAAAGCGGGCTCGAAGCCAGTCCGGTCTCCCAGATCCTGATCGAACAGTCGCTGCTGGGTTGGAAGGAATTCGAACTCGAGGTGATGCGCGATCAGGCGGACAACGTCGTGATTGTCTGCAGCATCGAAAATCTGGATCCGATGGGCGTCCACACGGGCGACTCCATCACGGTGGCTCCGGCACAGACGCTGACGGATCGGGAGTATCAGCGTCTGCGGGACCAATCGATCGCGATCATCCGCGAGATCGGCGTGGCCACCGGTGGCAGCAACATCCAGTTCGCCATCAACCCGGAGAACGGCGATGTGGTGGTGATCGAAATGAATCCACGGGTGAGCCGTTCCTCGGCACTGGCCAGCAAAGCCACCGGATTCCCGATCGCCAAAATCGCCGCGCGTCTCGCGATCGGCTACAGCCTCGACGAGATCCTCAACGACATCACCGGAAAGACACCGGCCTGCTTCGAACCCACCATTGATTACGTGGTGACGAAGATCCCTCGGTTTGCCTTCGAGAAATTCCGGGGCAGCCCGGCTGTGCTCACCACATCGATGAAATCGGTGGGGGAGGCCATGGCCATCGGTCGGAGTTTCGAGGAATCCTTCCAGAAAGCCATGCGTTCTCTGGAAACCGGCTACTCCGGTTGGGGTGGGGACCGTCCTGAGCCGGAACTCACGGATGCTGAAGTCGATCGCCTGCTTCGCACCCCATCACCGGAGCGCATTCTTTGCATTCGCAGCGCCATGGTGCGTGGTCGCAGCAATGCTCAGATTCAGCGGATCAGCAGCATTGATCCCTGGTTCCTGGCCAAGCTGCGTCGCATCGTCGACGCTGAGCAAGAGCTTCTGAAAGGTCGGCAACTGCGCGACCTCTCGGCTCCGGAGTTGCTCGAACTCAAGCAACTCGGCTTCTCGGATCGCCAGATCGCCTGGCAGACCGGCAGTGATGAATTAACTGTGCGTCGCCATCGCCATGGCCTTGGCATCCGAGCCGTGTTCAAGACCGTGGACACCTGTGCTGCGGAATTTGCATCCACCACGCCATACCACTACTCCACCTATGAGCGCCCGCTCCAGCAGCTGAACAGCGATGGGAGCCTCACAGCCCTAGAGCCTGAAAGCGAGGTGTCCCTCAGCGACAGCGGACGCAAGGTGATGATCCTCGGAGGCGGCCCCAACCGGATTGGCCAGGGGATCGAATTCGATTACTGCTGCTGCCATGCCTCCTTCGCCGCCCAGGACGCCGGCATCACGTCGGTGATGGTGAACAGCAACCCGGAAACCGTCTCCACGGACTACGACACCAGCGACAGCCTCTATTTCGAGCCCCTCACCCTCGAGGATGTGCTCAACGTGATTGAAGCCGAACGACCCGATGGCGTGGTGGTTCAGTTCGGCGGGCAGACCCCGCTGAAACTGGCAATCCCTCTGCTGAACTGGCTCAACTCCGAGGAAGGCCATGTCACGGGCACCAGGATCTGGGGCACCTCACCGGAATCGATCGATCGGGCCGAAGACCGCGAACAGTTCGAAGCGATCCTGAGCCGACTTGAGATTCGCCAGCCCCGGCATGGCCTGGCCCGCAGTGAGGCGGAAGCCCGGGATGTGGCAACCCGTGTGGGCTATCCGGTCGTTGTCCGTCCGTCCTACGTGCTCGGCGGCCGTGCCATGGAGGTGGTCTTCGACGAACAGGAGCTGAATCGCTACATGGTGGAGGCGGTTCAGGTGGAACCCGACCATCCGGTACTGATCGACCAGTACCTGGAGAATGCCGTTGAGGTAGACGTCGATGCCCTCTGCGACCACGAGGGCAACGTGGTGATCGGGGGCCTGATGGAGCACATCGAACCGGCGGGCATCCACTCCGGTGATTCCGCCTGCTGCCTTCCCGCGGTTTCTCTCGGGCAGGGCGCCCTCAGCACGATCCGGGACTGGAGTCGGGGACTGGCCCTGGTATTGAAAGTGCAGGGACTGATCAACCTCCAGTTCGCCGTTCAACGGGACGCCGACGGGGAAGAAGTCGTTTACATCATCGAAGCCAATCCGCGGGCGTCCCGCACGGTGCCATTCGTGGCCAAGGCCACCGGTCAGCCCCTGGCCCGCATCGCGACCCGTCTGATGGCCGGTGAAACGCTGCAGCAGGTTGGCCTGACGGCAGAACCACAGCCACCGCTGCAAACGATCAAGGAAGCTGTATTGCCGTTCAGACGCTTCCCGGGTGCAGACACGGTGCTGGGGCCTGAGATGCGGTCCACCGGTGAAGTGATGGGATCAGCCGACAGCTTCGGGATGGCCTACGCCAAGGCGGAGCTGGGTGCCGGCGAGGCCCTGCCCACCACTGGCACGATTTTCCTATCAACGCACAATCGCGACAAACCCGCCCTGGTTCCCGTGGCTGAGCTACTTGCCGGGCTGGGCTTTGATCTGATCGCTACCTCAGGCACCGCTGATGTCCTGACGAAGGCGGGGTTGACGGTGAACGCTGTGCTCAAAGTCCATGAAGGTCGCCCCAACATCGAGGACCTGATCCGGTCCAACCAGGTGCAGCTGGTGATCAACACCCCCATTGGCCGCCAGGCTGCCCATGACGACAAATACCTGCGCCGGGCCGCACTCGATTACGCCGTTCCAACGGTGACCACCCTGGCCGGTGCGCGAGCTGCCGTGGAAGCCATTGCCACGCTTCAGAGTCAGCCCACCCTCAGCATCAATGCTCTGCAGGATGTCCATGGCAGCCGGCGTTGA
- a CDS encoding DUF3318 domain-containing protein, with product MSELQRLKGLLPPEMQSWVFVETAAAVDPPLITLEEIGRDEVEIQVDLDAWDAMALDHRNLLFWHEVGRIQNDTIPRDGWEMAALAIGLGGAIGELWVQDGLLLMMALGLSGFAGYRLYLKNNSEKRLQDAISADERAIDLACRFGYSVPNAYRSLGGALKELVEQTRKKKRRSYYEDRLEALRKSASKARAEMAQQEGSRSSVTSENVYG from the coding sequence ATGAGTGAGCTCCAGCGCCTGAAGGGGTTGCTGCCGCCCGAAATGCAGAGCTGGGTGTTTGTGGAGACCGCAGCTGCAGTGGACCCACCTCTGATCACGCTCGAGGAGATCGGCCGTGATGAGGTGGAGATTCAGGTTGATCTTGATGCTTGGGACGCCATGGCACTGGATCACCGCAACCTGCTGTTTTGGCACGAGGTCGGCCGGATCCAGAACGACACGATTCCCCGTGACGGCTGGGAGATGGCGGCCCTGGCGATCGGACTGGGTGGTGCCATTGGAGAACTCTGGGTTCAGGACGGCCTGTTGTTGATGATGGCTCTCGGGCTGTCAGGCTTTGCCGGCTACAGGCTCTACCTGAAGAACAACTCAGAGAAGCGCCTGCAGGACGCCATCAGCGCCGATGAGCGTGCCATTGATCTGGCCTGCCGATTTGGCTACAGCGTGCCCAATGCGTATCGAAGTCTGGGGGGTGCCCTCAAGGAGCTCGTCGAACAAACCCGTAAGAAAAAGCGGAGGAGCTACTACGAAGATCGGCTGGAAGCTCTGCGAAAAAGTGCCAGCAAGGCCAGGGCTGAGATGGCCCAGCAGGAGGGTTCCCGCAGCTCAGTAACCAGCGAGAACGTTTATGGATAG
- the rsfS gene encoding ribosome silencing factor has product MDSQQLADLAAEACDDRKATDIRLIRVDEVSSLADWMVIAGGQSDVQVRAIARAVEDRLETDAERLPLRKEGVQEGRWALLDYGEVIVHVLMPDERGYYDLEAFWSHGEARAFLPSLHIN; this is encoded by the coding sequence ATGGATAGTCAACAACTCGCGGATCTGGCCGCCGAGGCCTGCGATGACCGAAAGGCAACCGATATCCGTCTGATTCGTGTGGATGAGGTCTCAAGCCTCGCCGACTGGATGGTCATCGCCGGTGGGCAATCCGATGTGCAGGTGCGTGCGATCGCACGAGCGGTCGAGGATCGTTTGGAAACCGATGCGGAGCGCCTGCCGCTGCGTAAGGAAGGTGTGCAGGAAGGGCGCTGGGCGCTGCTGGATTACGGGGAAGTGATCGTCCACGTGCTGATGCCCGACGAGCGTGGTTATTACGACCTAGAAGCCTTTTGGAGTCACGGGGAGGCCAGGGCTTTCCTACCGTCACTTCATATCAACTGA
- a CDS encoding CGLD27 family protein, which produces MDELVSCPVPPEQRPLEEFQQLSQSWFFSWPTGEVSSLKRSLLISWMLMLPLCTLVASGSLTLKADPPRLVVAGAVAALVLPLLLLVRQWLGWTYVMQRLLSENVDYEESGWYDGQTWEKPLSWRTRDLLVARHEVRPILGRLGRAMAMAAGLMLGGASLCQAL; this is translated from the coding sequence ATGGACGAGCTCGTCTCCTGCCCCGTACCGCCGGAGCAGAGACCGCTGGAGGAATTCCAGCAGCTCTCCCAGTCCTGGTTTTTCTCCTGGCCGACCGGAGAGGTGTCATCGCTCAAGCGCAGCTTGCTCATCAGCTGGATGTTGATGCTTCCCCTGTGCACTCTTGTTGCCAGTGGCAGTTTGACGTTGAAAGCTGATCCTCCCCGACTCGTCGTGGCAGGAGCTGTGGCTGCACTGGTGCTCCCCCTGCTGCTCTTGGTGCGCCAATGGTTGGGCTGGACCTACGTCATGCAGAGGCTTCTGTCCGAAAACGTGGATTACGAGGAATCCGGTTGGTACGACGGACAGACCTGGGAGAAGCCTCTGTCCTGGCGGACCCGAGATCTGCTGGTGGCGCGTCATGAGGTGCGTCCGATCCTGGGTCGTTTGGGCCGGGCCATGGCGATGGCCGCCGGTCTGATGCTGGGCGGTGCAAGCCTCTGTCAGGCTCTCTGA
- a CDS encoding asparaginase, producing the protein MTLSSGFSGTPRFGTPPLAVTLKRGCIAESVHRVHAVVCDGRGRVLMSAGEAGLETFIRSALKPFQALPFLSSGAAAAMEAGDRGVAISCGSHSGSHAHAREAFKLLWNAELEASHLQCPVPSGAESPLQHNCSGKHAAFLATSRKMAWPLDTYLQSDHPLQVEVNRRVAELLGLPAAELVAARDDCGAPTLRLQLAQMALLYAHLGASRHAELEQISRAMLAHPELVAGDGRFDTELMRRSHGQVLSKGGAEGIQCLSRVGEGLGVAIKVEDGSRRAKQAVALHLLRQLEWMTPLGLEELEDQVLIVNPGVNLEVEGSLKFQQS; encoded by the coding sequence ATGACCCTTTCCTCAGGATTCAGCGGGACACCCCGCTTCGGTACGCCGCCGCTGGCGGTCACCCTGAAGCGGGGGTGCATTGCTGAATCCGTTCATCGGGTGCACGCGGTGGTTTGTGACGGCCGTGGCCGGGTGTTGATGTCGGCTGGCGAGGCGGGTCTGGAGACCTTCATCCGCTCAGCTTTGAAACCGTTTCAGGCCCTCCCGTTCCTCAGCAGTGGTGCTGCGGCAGCGATGGAGGCGGGTGACCGTGGTGTGGCCATCAGCTGCGGGTCCCATTCAGGCAGTCACGCCCATGCCCGGGAGGCATTCAAATTGCTCTGGAACGCCGAACTTGAGGCCAGCCATCTGCAGTGCCCTGTGCCTTCAGGAGCGGAAAGTCCTTTGCAGCACAACTGCTCTGGAAAACATGCGGCGTTCCTGGCCACCAGTCGAAAAATGGCCTGGCCATTGGACACCTACCTGCAAAGCGATCACCCCCTCCAGGTGGAGGTCAATCGTCGTGTGGCCGAGCTGCTCGGGCTTCCTGCGGCAGAACTGGTGGCCGCCCGGGATGACTGTGGCGCTCCGACGTTGCGGCTGCAGTTGGCTCAGATGGCGTTGCTTTATGCCCATCTCGGTGCCTCACGCCACGCGGAACTGGAGCAGATCAGCCGGGCGATGCTGGCCCATCCGGAGTTGGTGGCAGGTGACGGACGATTCGATACGGAGCTGATGCGCCGCAGCCATGGCCAGGTGCTCTCCAAAGGTGGTGCGGAGGGGATCCAGTGCCTAAGCCGCGTCGGTGAAGGGCTCGGGGTCGCCATCAAGGTGGAGGACGGCTCCCGGCGGGCCAAGCAGGCCGTTGCCCTGCATCTTTTGCGGCAGCTGGAATGGATGACGCCTCTCGGCCTCGAAGAACTCGAGGACCAGGTCCTGATCGTCAACCCAGGCGTCAACCTGGAGGTCGAGGGGAGCCTGAAGTTTCAGCAAAGCTGA